The window AGAGCTCGTGCAGCCAGGAGGGATCGCCGGGCAACTGGGCCGGGGCATCGAGATGCGTCACGATCTCTACCTCCGCCTCCTCGGCGAGGGGTGCGAAGAATTCGACGACCTCACGAAGCAGCGCTTGCAGATCCACGGAGCTGCGCTGTTCCGGCGCGAGCCCGGCTTCGGACTGGGCCAGGCGCATCATGGCGTGCACCACGTCGGAAAGCCCTTCGACCTCGGCAGCGGTTTCCTGCAGCGCCTTCCTGGCTTCCTCGGCATCCCGGGGCTGCTCGAGGGTGACCTCGAGGCGGCTACGCAACGCATTCAGCGGCGTCCGAAGTTCGTGCGCAGCGTTCCCGGAAAAGCGCCGGGTGCGCTCCACACTACGGCCAATTCGAGCGATCATGTCGTTCAGTGTCGTCGCCAGCTCGTCGAGTTCGTCCCGGGAACCGCTCGTCGGAATGCGCTCTTCGAGATTGGTCCCTGAAATCCGTCGTGCGGTGGCATTCATTTCCGCCAGCGGACGCAGGCTTCCGCGGGCAAGCCCGTAGCCGAGCCCAGCCGTCAGCAGAAGCAGCACGGGAAGTGAGTAGAGGTAGATATCCCGGACATCACGAGCGTTGCGCACGAAGGGGCGGGTGTAGAGCGCGCCCTGAACGAAGCCCGGGTACGCGCGAATCGCCATGACCAGGTAGGGATAGTTCTCGCCGACCTCCACCTGACTGGCACCGGATTGGTCTTCACCAGCGAGGACGCCAGCCGGGAGCGGTGTGGGGTAGCGCGCCAACGAACCCCGGGCCACGATCAACTCCCCATCCTCGTCGAAGAGTGCAAAGCCGAGCTTCAGCTCCTGATCCGCGCTGGCGATTCCGCGCTCGATGGTCTCGACCATCTCGTCGGGCTCTGCGGCCGCAGCGTGAACCGCTACCTCGTTCACTTGCAACTCGAGCACCAACCGGGCGTCACTCTCGGTGCGCCCGGCGATCTGCGTGTACGTGAAGATCCCGAATGCCGAGACCGTCACCAGCAAGGCCAGGGTGTACCGAAGGGTCCACTGGACCCCGATGGAGATCCGATGTGTCACGCTTCGGACGCGCCGCGAACCTCGAGCACGTAGCCCACACCCTTGACGGTGTGGATCAGCTTCGGCTCGAAGTCCTGATCGAGCTTCTTGCGAAGGTGGTTGATGTGCACGTCGATCAGGTTGGAGTAGCTGTCGAAGCCGTAGCCCCAGACCTTCTCGGTGATCATTCCGCGCGACACCGCGTGGCTCTCGTTGCGTATCAGGTACTCGAGAAGCGAGAACTCCTTGGGGGTGAGTTCGATCGCATGTCCGCTTCGCTCGACTGCGTGGCGGCGTAAATCGAGCACCAGGTCCGCAATCGCGAGCTGGCCCGAATCGGGTTCGGCCAGGCTGCGACGGGCAACCGCCTGGATGCGGGCCAGCAGTTCCGCGAAGGCGAAGGGCTTCACCAGATAGTCGTCGGCACCCAGGTTCAAGCCCTCGATGCGATCGGCGACTTCACCTCTCGCGGACAGGAAGAGCACGGGCGTATCGATCTCCCGCTCGCGGACCTCCCTCAAGATGTCGAAGCCGGTCGACCCGGGCAGCATCACATCCAGGATCAACAGGTCGAAGGGCCCGCGAAGCGCCTTCTCGA is drawn from bacterium and contains these coding sequences:
- a CDS encoding HAMP domain-containing protein, with translation MTHRISIGVQWTLRYTLALLVTVSAFGIFTYTQIAGRTESDARLVLELQVNEVAVHAAAAEPDEMVETIERGIASADQELKLGFALFDEDGELIVARGSLARYPTPLPAGVLAGEDQSGASQVEVGENYPYLVMAIRAYPGFVQGALYTRPFVRNARDVRDIYLYSLPVLLLLTAGLGYGLARGSLRPLAEMNATARRISGTNLEERIPTSGSRDELDELATTLNDMIARIGRSVERTRRFSGNAAHELRTPLNALRSRLEVTLEQPRDAEEARKALQETAAEVEGLSDVVHAMMRLAQSEAGLAPEQRSSVDLQALLREVVEFFAPLAEEAEVEIVTHLDAPAQLPGDPSWLHELFANLLDNAIKYTPAGGRVDLTVERTDEALIVRVQDDGIGVPQEDLTRIFEPFHRVGDRSTAPGVGLGLPISREIARAHGGDLWVESQVGEGATFVVRLPQS
- a CDS encoding response regulator transcription factor; this translates as MLRILYVEDDPTAREYIHKGLAERGYTVDVAADGKEGLEKALRGPFDLLILDVMLPGSTGFDILREVREREIDTPVLFLSARGEVADRIEGLNLGADDYLVKPFAFAELLARIQAVARRSLAEPDSGQLAIADLVLDLRRHAVERSGHAIELTPKEFSLLEYLIRNESHAVSRGMITEKVWGYGFDSYSNLIDVHINHLRKKLDQDFEPKLIHTVKGVGYVLEVRGASEA